In Flavobacterium gelatinilyticum, a genomic segment contains:
- a CDS encoding type IA DNA topoisomerase codes for MKVCIAEKPSVAREIASVLGANTKHDGYYEGNGYAVTYTFGHLCTLKEPNDYKPHWKSWDLNNLPMLPEKFETKVVQNSGIQKQFKIIKSLFDKAEVVINCGDAGQEGELIQRWVMNEAHYKGEIQRLWISSLTTEAIKEGFENLKPSSNYDNLFYAGFSRAIGDWLLGMNATRLYTVKHGGYKQVLSIGRVQTPTLAMVVDRFREIENFKPQPYWELQTLYRETLFSYEEGRFLNKEDGEILAEKVKQSDFEIVSVDKKNGNEYAPKLFDLTGLQVYSNQKFGLSAEETLKIAQTLYEQKVITYPRVDTTFLPNDIYPKVPGILQKLTNYAELTEPLLGKKIKKSPKVFNDKKVTDHHAIIPTGIQNNLPYNQQQVYDIIVKRFIAVFYDDCLVANTTVIGKAADVTFKATGKEILKKGFRVVFEDPNAKEKEPDLLPGFVVGEKGPHEPSFLQKETKPPNQFTEATLLRAMETAGKQVDDEDLRELMKENGIGRPSTRANIIETLFKRQYIVRNKKQVLPTLTGIQLIDTIQNELVKSAELTGTWEKQLKDIEKGTFTASAFIKNMKSMVEALVTEVRSETRHANISHAATIQKPAAKPEKKKADGILAENCPKCQKGNLIKGKSAFGCSEYKSGCDFVLPYVFSDKKITESQYLRLLQKGSTVNIKGFKTEAGTVEGLIRFEENYKLKLEPKKTGTKTSKETSKEASDSLLCPKCKKGTILKGKTAYGCAEYKSGCDFKVTFDEVRAKLKDQKPTKELVHSILSSSI; via the coding sequence ATGAAGGTCTGTATAGCTGAGAAACCAAGTGTAGCACGAGAAATAGCATCTGTTTTGGGCGCCAATACCAAACATGACGGCTATTACGAAGGAAACGGTTATGCCGTAACCTACACTTTTGGTCATTTATGCACCTTAAAAGAACCCAACGATTATAAACCACACTGGAAAAGCTGGGATTTGAACAATCTGCCCATGCTTCCTGAAAAATTCGAAACCAAAGTGGTACAGAATTCCGGGATACAAAAACAGTTTAAAATCATCAAAAGTCTTTTTGATAAAGCCGAAGTGGTGATAAACTGCGGGGATGCCGGACAGGAAGGAGAACTCATCCAGCGCTGGGTCATGAACGAAGCGCATTATAAAGGCGAAATTCAGCGCTTATGGATTTCGTCGCTTACTACCGAAGCTATAAAAGAAGGATTTGAAAACCTGAAACCTTCTTCGAATTACGATAATTTATTCTACGCCGGATTTTCCAGAGCCATTGGCGACTGGTTATTAGGAATGAATGCCACTCGTTTGTACACCGTAAAACACGGCGGTTACAAACAAGTTTTGTCTATTGGGCGCGTGCAAACGCCTACTCTGGCAATGGTGGTTGACCGGTTTAGGGAAATCGAAAACTTTAAACCGCAGCCGTATTGGGAATTACAGACTTTATACAGAGAAACACTTTTCAGCTATGAAGAAGGCCGTTTTCTGAATAAGGAAGACGGGGAAATTCTGGCTGAAAAAGTAAAACAAAGTGATTTTGAAATTGTTTCTGTCGACAAAAAGAACGGAAACGAATATGCACCGAAACTTTTTGACTTAACGGGTTTACAGGTATACAGCAATCAGAAATTTGGGTTGTCGGCAGAAGAAACACTGAAAATTGCCCAAACATTATATGAACAGAAAGTCATTACGTACCCGAGGGTTGATACGACTTTTTTGCCAAATGACATTTATCCGAAAGTACCGGGGATTCTGCAAAAATTAACCAATTACGCCGAACTGACTGAACCTCTTTTAGGAAAAAAAATAAAGAAATCGCCAAAGGTTTTCAACGACAAAAAAGTAACAGATCACCATGCGATTATTCCAACCGGAATCCAGAACAATCTGCCGTATAATCAGCAGCAGGTGTATGATATTATCGTAAAACGTTTTATAGCCGTATTTTACGATGACTGTCTGGTGGCCAATACAACTGTAATAGGAAAAGCGGCCGATGTAACTTTTAAAGCAACGGGAAAAGAAATCCTGAAAAAAGGTTTCAGAGTTGTTTTTGAAGATCCTAATGCTAAGGAAAAAGAACCGGACTTACTGCCGGGTTTTGTCGTGGGCGAAAAAGGCCCGCATGAACCGTCGTTTCTTCAAAAGGAAACCAAACCGCCCAATCAGTTTACCGAAGCAACTTTACTTCGCGCAATGGAAACAGCCGGAAAACAGGTTGATGACGAGGATTTGCGCGAATTGATGAAAGAAAACGGAATTGGTCGTCCGTCTACCCGTGCTAATATTATCGAAACGCTTTTTAAACGTCAGTACATTGTTCGTAACAAAAAACAGGTTTTACCTACTTTAACGGGAATCCAGCTTATTGATACGATTCAGAATGAACTGGTAAAATCGGCTGAGCTTACCGGAACCTGGGAAAAACAGCTCAAAGATATCGAAAAAGGAACTTTTACAGCTTCTGCCTTTATAAAAAACATGAAAAGCATGGTCGAAGCTTTAGTTACCGAAGTTAGAAGTGAAACGAGACATGCCAATATTTCGCATGCCGCAACGATCCAAAAACCTGCTGCCAAACCGGAAAAAAAGAAAGCCGACGGAATTTTGGCAGAAAATTGTCCGAAATGTCAAAAAGGAAACCTGATAAAAGGGAAATCGGCTTTTGGGTGCAGCGAGTATAAATCGGGCTGCGACTTTGTTCTGCCTTATGTTTTCTCGGATAAAAAAATCACCGAAAGCCAATATTTACGATTATTACAAAAGGGCTCGACAGTAAATATAAAAGGTTTTAAAACCGAAGCCGGAACGGTTGAAGGTTTAATACGCTTTGAAGAAAACTACAAATTAAAATTAGAACCCAAAAAAACGGGCACGAAAACATCGAAAGAAACTTCAAAAGAAGCATCGGATTCTTTGTTATGTCCGAAATGTAAAAAAGGAACTATATTAAAAGGTAAAACAGCCTATGGCTGCGCCGAATATAAATCAGGCTGTGATTTTAAAGTCACTTTTGATGAAGTCCGCGCGAAACTAAAAGACCAAAAACCAACAAAAGAATTGGTACATTCTATTTTGTCATCGAGCATTTAA
- a CDS encoding DUF6265 family protein: MFQKITLLSVIIAFVSCEKKETVEKDKIKKADWLIGNWENTSAEGILTENWQKLNDSTFSAASYFVKGKDTLHFETIILAQLGETLTYKATVKGQDEDKPVFFPSVSETDTQLVFENQKHDYPQKITYTKSADNSLTTEISGKIDGKPSSEKFVMTKK, encoded by the coding sequence ATGTTTCAAAAAATTACGCTCCTGTCTGTTATCATAGCTTTTGTTTCGTGCGAGAAAAAAGAAACCGTTGAAAAAGACAAAATAAAAAAAGCCGACTGGTTAATAGGAAACTGGGAAAATACGTCTGCTGAAGGTATTCTAACCGAAAACTGGCAGAAATTAAACGATAGTACTTTCAGCGCCGCTTCTTATTTTGTAAAAGGAAAAGATACGCTGCATTTTGAAACAATCATTCTGGCTCAATTAGGAGAAACACTGACTTATAAAGCTACTGTAAAAGGTCAGGACGAAGACAAACCGGTTTTCTTCCCTTCTGTTTCTGAAACAGATACACAGCTTGTTTTTGAAAATCAGAAACACGATTATCCGCAAAAAATCACCTATACAAAAAGTGCTGATAATTCTTTGACAACTGAAATTTCCGGAAAAATTGACGGGAAACCGAGTTCGGAAAAGTTTGTTATGACAAAGAAGTAA
- a CDS encoding DUF6265 family protein, translating to MRSNTILLFTFTALTLLSCKKETNQETKIETAVKTYPNISKADWFIGEWGNKSAEGELTERWRKENDSVYFGESYFVVGEKDTVFGEHVHLEDAGGKLAFIVTVPGQNDELPVRFEMTSSTENKIVFENPKHDYPSKIVYEKVGNDSMVAEIFGIKKGKPASELFKMKKR from the coding sequence ATGAGATCAAATACTATTTTATTATTCACTTTCACAGCTTTAACGCTTCTTTCCTGTAAAAAAGAAACAAATCAGGAAACTAAAATTGAAACAGCAGTTAAAACCTATCCCAATATTTCTAAAGCAGACTGGTTTATTGGCGAATGGGGGAATAAATCTGCCGAAGGCGAACTTACCGAACGCTGGAGAAAAGAAAATGATTCGGTTTATTTTGGCGAATCTTATTTTGTCGTGGGCGAAAAAGACACCGTTTTCGGGGAGCATGTGCATCTTGAAGATGCAGGGGGCAAACTGGCGTTTATAGTAACCGTTCCGGGGCAGAATGACGAACTTCCTGTACGATTTGAAATGACCTCTTCTACAGAAAATAAAATTGTTTTCGAAAATCCAAAACACGATTATCCAAGTAAAATTGTGTACGAAAAAGTTGGAAACGATTCAATGGTCGCTGAAATTTTTGGTATCAAAAAAGGAAAACCGGCATCGGAACTATTTAAAATGAAAAAGCGATAA
- a CDS encoding MFS transporter, with amino-acid sequence MILPFLKKMQYTPRGYRIANTVFFFLSGFGYSSWVSRIPHIQAQLHLSEAEFGAVLFAFPIGLMLTMPFTGKLLNKYSSRYIMLLGAIMFNIVLSLPGLAAFVWQLVIILLIFGASRNIFNLSINAQSLEVQKLYPKSIITRFHAVWSIAVFSGAGLGYVMVTQHIAPAHHLLGVSVFMLALTALFYPMSIHNEPVPVKKKFFSMPEKNLVKFALICFVSMACENTMYDWSGIYFENILKASPKLTSAAFVFFASAVTLGRLFGDYGVMKFGTKKILLYSGILITVGFGICFILPYAYPTIFGYVLIGFGVSCVVPLVFSIAGRSSKLSSGSALTSISTIGYLGFLLVPPMVGFISEYLSMKWAFLIMALLGIMMIFMVNKIGENE; translated from the coding sequence ATGATTTTACCCTTCTTAAAAAAGATGCAGTATACGCCAAGAGGATACCGTATTGCTAATACTGTCTTTTTTTTCCTTTCCGGTTTTGGATATTCTTCCTGGGTTTCGAGAATCCCGCATATACAAGCACAATTGCATTTAAGTGAAGCCGAATTTGGAGCGGTTTTATTTGCTTTTCCCATTGGTTTAATGCTCACGATGCCTTTTACAGGCAAACTTTTAAATAAATACAGCAGCCGCTATATTATGCTTTTAGGCGCTATTATGTTTAATATCGTATTGTCACTGCCCGGTTTGGCGGCTTTTGTGTGGCAATTGGTTATTATTCTTTTGATTTTTGGAGCTTCCCGAAATATTTTCAACTTGTCTATTAATGCACAATCGCTTGAAGTGCAGAAACTATATCCAAAATCGATTATTACCCGTTTTCACGCAGTGTGGAGTATTGCTGTTTTCTCGGGCGCTGGTCTGGGGTATGTAATGGTCACACAGCACATTGCGCCGGCACACCATTTATTGGGCGTGAGTGTTTTTATGCTGGCTCTTACGGCTCTTTTTTATCCTATGAGTATTCATAATGAGCCTGTTCCGGTTAAAAAGAAATTCTTTTCGATGCCGGAAAAAAATCTGGTAAAGTTCGCCCTGATTTGTTTCGTTTCTATGGCCTGCGAAAATACGATGTACGACTGGAGCGGTATTTATTTTGAAAATATATTAAAAGCTTCACCAAAGTTAACCAGTGCTGCTTTTGTATTTTTTGCCAGTGCTGTAACTTTAGGACGTTTGTTTGGCGATTATGGGGTAATGAAATTTGGGACCAAAAAAATCCTGCTTTACAGCGGTATATTAATAACAGTAGGTTTTGGAATTTGCTTTATCCTGCCGTATGCTTATCCCACGATTTTTGGTTATGTTTTAATCGGATTTGGGGTTTCCTGTGTGGTGCCGCTGGTGTTTAGTATTGCCGGAAGATCGTCTAAACTGAGCAGCGGTTCAGCGTTGACTTCTATTTCTACAATTGGTTATCTTGGGTTTTTACTCGTGCCGCCAATGGTAGGTTTTATCTCTGAATATCTAAGTATGAAATGGGCGTTTTTAATAATGGCGCTTTTGGGTATAATGATGATCTTTATGGTGAATAAGATTGGGGAGAACGAATAA
- a CDS encoding TonB-dependent receptor encodes MKYFSLKTSRFLFTISFLFSFFALFAQQNSAKIKGIITTSDGEPAAGVNVILKNSKYWTITNDNGSFDFNRVKSNTYTLQVSLSGYETIEKEVIAADNETTEINLQLKVSNKELQEVVVNSKKSITSKKTDYVARMPLKNLENPQVYSVIHKELLLEQVAVDIKNAVQNSPGVVPISYPSGGIGLIFRGFSVGVNARNGMETVSGRSSVDLGNVERIEIMKGPSGTLFGSSVSSFGGVVNLVTKKPFETTAAEISYTTGSYSLNRLTADVNTPLNADKTVLFRVNMAVNREKSFLDYGFNNTLLFAPSLTYKASDKLTFNFDAEIYNVNNTRRTYNTYAPTSGITNPGDLKIDYKKSMFHDDNDAKSTATKVFAQAEYELSENWKSTTIFSFVGEDVERSYQSYAVWSSPTQAERRVGLWGPIFNNYTNIQENLNGKFSTGSIKHKFLAGVNYRLYSSNFSGGRTFTLDNIDVTAPFAPIRRKDVDAGLVLTTSPVADQKTFSIYACDVVNFTDRLSAMLSLRFDNFEREKVGTVEGYHQNALSPKLGLVYELVKDQVSVFGNYMNGFQNMQPVTQPNQSLLVLDPIYAVQYEGGVKAEAFNKKLTGSVSYYNITIDNATRVDDTGYTIQDGKQVSKGFEFELMSTPANGLNIVAGYAYNDNRIVKASAVGGTSIEGNKAASAPENVANFWTTYTFQNKLKGLGLGAGANYIDKNYFTAENTVYMPSYTIYNATVFYDHSSWRIGLKCNNLTNKKYWDFWGSSNAPSTILANLTIKF; translated from the coding sequence ATGAAATATTTTAGTCTGAAAACAAGTCGTTTTCTATTTACAATCAGCTTTCTATTTTCGTTTTTTGCCCTTTTTGCACAACAAAACAGCGCAAAAATAAAAGGAATCATCACAACCTCTGACGGCGAACCTGCTGCAGGAGTAAATGTTATTTTAAAAAATTCAAAATACTGGACCATCACCAATGATAACGGAAGTTTTGACTTTAACCGTGTAAAAAGCAATACTTATACCCTTCAGGTTTCTCTTTCAGGCTATGAAACTATTGAAAAAGAAGTCATTGCAGCCGATAACGAAACAACCGAAATTAACCTGCAGTTAAAAGTTTCCAACAAAGAATTACAGGAAGTGGTGGTAAACAGCAAAAAAAGCATCACTTCAAAAAAAACAGATTATGTAGCCAGAATGCCGCTTAAAAACCTCGAAAACCCTCAGGTGTACAGTGTGATCCATAAAGAACTTCTGCTGGAGCAGGTTGCAGTAGACATTAAAAATGCGGTTCAAAATTCGCCTGGTGTTGTACCTATCAGTTATCCTTCGGGAGGAATTGGATTAATATTCAGAGGATTTTCTGTTGGTGTAAATGCCCGAAACGGAATGGAAACGGTTTCCGGACGTTCTTCTGTAGATCTTGGAAATGTTGAAAGAATTGAGATTATGAAAGGTCCTTCGGGAACTTTATTTGGTTCTTCTGTTTCTTCATTTGGAGGGGTTGTAAATCTTGTTACAAAAAAACCTTTTGAAACAACAGCAGCCGAAATATCATATACAACAGGAAGTTACAGCTTAAACCGTCTTACTGCGGATGTAAATACGCCGTTAAATGCAGATAAAACCGTATTGTTTCGAGTAAACATGGCTGTAAACAGAGAAAAAAGTTTCCTGGATTACGGGTTTAACAACACGCTTCTTTTCGCACCAAGTCTTACGTACAAAGCATCTGACAAACTTACTTTTAATTTTGATGCCGAAATTTACAATGTAAATAATACCAGACGTACTTACAATACGTATGCTCCAACATCAGGAATTACAAATCCTGGCGATCTAAAAATAGACTACAAAAAATCGATGTTCCATGACGATAATGATGCAAAAAGTACTGCAACAAAAGTTTTTGCACAAGCAGAATATGAACTATCAGAAAACTGGAAATCAACCACGATATTTTCTTTTGTCGGCGAAGATGTAGAGCGCAGCTATCAGAGTTATGCCGTTTGGAGTTCACCAACACAGGCAGAACGAAGAGTTGGACTTTGGGGACCTATTTTTAATAATTATACCAATATACAGGAAAACCTTAACGGAAAATTTTCTACCGGAAGCATCAAACACAAATTTTTGGCCGGTGTAAATTACAGACTTTACAGTTCTAACTTTTCAGGAGGAAGAACATTCACTCTTGACAATATTGATGTAACAGCTCCCTTTGCTCCTATCAGGAGAAAAGATGTAGATGCCGGACTTGTTTTAACAACTTCTCCTGTAGCCGATCAAAAAACGTTCAGTATTTATGCCTGTGATGTGGTTAATTTTACAGACCGTCTTTCGGCAATGCTGAGTTTGCGTTTTGACAATTTTGAACGCGAAAAAGTAGGAACAGTTGAAGGTTATCATCAAAATGCCTTATCTCCAAAATTGGGATTAGTGTATGAATTGGTTAAAGATCAGGTTTCTGTATTTGGAAATTACATGAATGGTTTTCAAAATATGCAGCCGGTAACACAGCCAAATCAGTCTTTACTGGTTTTAGATCCTATTTATGCCGTACAGTATGAAGGAGGGGTAAAAGCCGAAGCCTTTAACAAAAAACTAACCGGATCTGTAAGTTATTACAACATTACTATTGATAATGCTACCAGAGTTGATGATACAGGTTATACCATACAAGACGGAAAACAGGTTAGTAAAGGTTTTGAATTTGAATTAATGTCGACTCCTGCTAATGGTTTAAACATTGTGGCAGGATATGCTTACAATGATAACCGAATTGTAAAAGCAAGTGCCGTAGGCGGTACAAGCATAGAAGGAAACAAAGCGGCCAGTGCGCCCGAAAATGTGGCAAACTTCTGGACAACGTATACTTTTCAAAACAAATTAAAAGGTTTAGGACTGGGTGCCGGAGCCAATTATATTGATAAAAATTACTTTACAGCAGAGAATACGGTTTACATGCCGTCGTATACAATTTATAATGCTACTGTATTTTACGATCATTCTTCATGGCGAATTGGTTTAAAATGCAACAACCTTACGAATAAAAAATACTGGGATTTCTGGGGTTCATCAAATGCTCCAAGCACTATTCTGGCAAACCTGACTATTAAATTTTAA
- a CDS encoding PepSY-associated TM helix domain-containing protein: protein MTFKNFIKKVHLWLGLSSGLIVIILGITGCLYAFEEELRPIVHDYYYVDQVKSQKLPISRLLEIAQEKNKKINPNQILSGCRTISDDKRTVIIWFFEELDKDAVWYWNRYQSTYFYMDPYTGNIEEIEDYNFEFFVFIRMLHQTLCLNSTIGDPIVGTATIIFIISLITGLVLWWPKNKQAAKQRFWFRWKNTTQWKRKNYDLHNIMGFYMMIFALILALTGLVWAFECYDKGVQWLFNGGKTYEREKIVSDTSQYNQNNPADKIYAATKQLEPNAKSYYLFLPKADDSLAVFQTFVRYENRFNDVSMQFDRYTAKPLKITTYDDKNNGEKFRFINYDLHVGSILGFPGKVLAFFASLVCASLPVTGFLIWWGRNNKKKKTPSKEKTVK, encoded by the coding sequence ATGACATTTAAAAATTTTATAAAAAAAGTACATTTATGGCTGGGATTATCTTCCGGCCTAATTGTTATCATATTGGGAATAACGGGCTGTTTATATGCTTTTGAAGAAGAATTACGCCCTATTGTTCACGACTATTATTATGTCGATCAGGTAAAAAGCCAAAAACTGCCCATCAGCCGGTTACTAGAAATTGCACAGGAAAAGAACAAGAAGATAAATCCAAATCAAATACTTTCGGGATGCAGGACAATTAGTGATGATAAACGCACGGTTATAATCTGGTTTTTTGAAGAACTGGATAAAGATGCCGTATGGTACTGGAATCGCTATCAGAGCACCTATTTTTACATGGATCCTTATACCGGAAACATTGAAGAAATAGAAGACTATAATTTTGAGTTTTTTGTTTTTATCAGAATGCTTCACCAGACACTCTGCCTAAACAGTACAATTGGCGATCCTATTGTAGGAACTGCGACTATTATTTTTATTATTTCGCTTATTACTGGACTTGTGCTTTGGTGGCCCAAGAACAAACAGGCCGCAAAACAACGTTTTTGGTTTCGATGGAAAAACACTACACAGTGGAAACGCAAAAATTACGACCTGCATAATATCATGGGCTTTTACATGATGATTTTTGCGCTGATTCTTGCCCTTACCGGATTAGTCTGGGCTTTCGAATGTTACGACAAAGGGGTTCAGTGGCTTTTTAACGGAGGAAAAACATACGAAAGGGAAAAAATCGTTTCGGATACTTCGCAATACAATCAAAACAACCCTGCCGATAAAATATACGCCGCAACAAAACAATTAGAACCTAATGCCAAAAGTTACTATTTGTTTCTCCCAAAAGCCGATGATTCTCTGGCTGTATTTCAAACATTTGTGCGTTATGAAAACCGTTTTAATGATGTTTCGATGCAATTTGACCGGTATACTGCAAAACCGCTTAAAATAACTACTTATGACGATAAAAATAATGGCGAGAAATTCCGCTTCATAAATTATGATCTTCATGTAGGAAGTATTCTGGGCTTTCCCGGAAAAGTCCTGGCTTTTTTTGCCAGTCTGGTATGTGCCAGCCTGCCGGTAACCGGCTTTTTAATCTGGTGGGGAAGAAATAACAAAAAGAAGAAAACCCCTTCTAAAGAAAAGACTGTCAAGTAA
- a CDS encoding TonB-dependent receptor, whose product MNHSKSSRWYALYQICLFFIFTGTLAAQQNSGKIKGTITTRDREAAAGVNVILKNSKYSTICNDDGTFEFIRVKPGTYILQISLTGYETLEEKVIVEANQTTSLNLQLKVSNKQLKEVVITGSSRKAFPKQSNYVSRLPLKNIENPQVYNVVSSEIMKEQAITNYEDALKNVPGIQKLWESTGRGGDGGSYYTLRGFETQANIINGLPGLTNGTLDPANVERIEVIKGPSGTLFGSSLISYGGLINTITKKPYNGFGGEISYLTGSFGLNRATVDVNTPLDENKKILFRVNSAFQTEDTFQDAGFRTSYFIAPSVSYKVNEKLSFLLTTEIMEEEKTTPSMLFLGRDKPLQFTDLADLNYNTDLSFYSNDLSIKNPRFSLQAQMNYKISSKWNSQTVFSRGTSKSNGYYSYIYDNEDGNRDFGFWITKEKSQTATTDIQQNFTGDFKIGNMRNRVVIGFDYFKREVDFGGTGYAKLYNLTAQGQVRQIDESNPAYLTVDSVDNLLAAEPGPDFHSRDAAYSAYVSDVLNITPSLFAMASLRVDYFDTEGNINDDKDNDKQTALSPKFGLLYQPIEDKLAVFANYMNGFKNIAPTVNYDDDGDFTGTQTFKPEHANQFEIGAKGNLYSDKLTATISYYTINVSNLVTSNPLYSTQGGKARSNGFEFDLNAAPVKGLSIIAGYSYNESKIIKGDPKNVWLDQGQRPFWAGPKNLVNLWATYKFDEGILKNFGLGFGGNYASKNAILDSKVTGKFVLPDYTIFNGTVFYNAAKFRVSVNINNITNKEYYNGGWSTINPQKPRSFIAGFAYKF is encoded by the coding sequence ATGAATCACTCTAAATCAAGCAGATGGTATGCCCTTTACCAAATTTGTCTGTTCTTTATTTTTACAGGCACCTTAGCTGCACAGCAAAACAGCGGAAAAATTAAAGGCACAATCACAACGCGAGACAGAGAGGCTGCTGCGGGGGTAAATGTCATCCTTAAAAATTCGAAATACAGCACGATATGTAATGATGATGGTACTTTTGAATTTATCCGCGTAAAACCCGGCACATACATTCTCCAGATTTCCTTAACCGGTTATGAAACACTGGAAGAAAAAGTAATTGTTGAAGCAAATCAAACTACTTCCTTGAATTTACAGCTTAAGGTTTCCAACAAGCAGCTAAAAGAAGTTGTCATTACCGGCAGCAGTAGAAAAGCTTTTCCGAAGCAAAGCAACTATGTATCACGATTACCGCTGAAAAATATCGAAAATCCACAGGTATATAATGTCGTTTCTTCTGAAATTATGAAAGAACAGGCCATTACAAATTACGAAGATGCCTTAAAAAATGTACCTGGTATCCAGAAACTCTGGGAATCTACAGGACGCGGCGGTGACGGTGGTTCTTACTATACCCTTAGAGGCTTTGAAACTCAGGCAAATATCATAAACGGACTTCCCGGTTTGACAAACGGAACTCTTGATCCGGCAAATGTTGAACGAATTGAGGTAATCAAAGGCCCATCTGGAACTTTATTCGGGAGCAGTTTAATAAGTTATGGCGGCCTGATTAATACCATTACCAAAAAACCTTACAATGGTTTTGGAGGCGAGATTTCCTATCTTACAGGAAGTTTTGGATTAAACAGAGCGACGGTTGATGTAAATACGCCACTGGACGAAAATAAAAAGATTTTGTTCAGGGTTAATTCGGCTTTTCAGACTGAGGATACTTTTCAGGATGCCGGTTTTCGTACTTCCTATTTTATAGCGCCTTCTGTATCATATAAAGTAAATGAAAAATTGTCTTTTCTTCTGACTACTGAAATTATGGAAGAAGAAAAAACAACACCCTCTATGTTGTTCCTTGGAAGAGATAAACCGCTTCAGTTTACCGATCTGGCTGATTTAAATTACAATACCGATTTATCATTTTACAGTAATGATTTATCAATAAAAAACCCAAGATTTAGTTTACAGGCTCAGATGAATTATAAGATTTCTTCTAAATGGAATTCGCAGACCGTATTTTCAAGAGGAACTTCTAAATCTAACGGATACTACTCGTATATCTATGATAACGAAGACGGAAACAGGGATTTTGGTTTCTGGATTACTAAAGAAAAATCTCAGACTGCCACTACGGATATTCAACAGAATTTCACTGGGGATTTTAAAATTGGCAATATGCGTAACCGTGTTGTAATTGGCTTTGATTATTTTAAAAGAGAAGTAGATTTTGGCGGAACGGGCTATGCTAAACTTTATAATTTAACAGCACAGGGACAAGTAAGACAAATTGATGAATCGAACCCGGCTTACCTGACTGTAGATTCTGTTGACAATCTTCTCGCTGCAGAACCGGGTCCTGATTTTCATTCAAGAGATGCTGCGTATAGTGCCTACGTCTCGGATGTGCTTAACATTACGCCTTCGCTTTTTGCGATGGCCAGTTTAAGAGTTGATTATTTTGATACCGAAGGAAATATAAACGATGATAAAGACAATGACAAACAAACCGCTTTATCGCCAAAATTTGGATTGCTGTATCAGCCAATAGAAGATAAACTAGCTGTTTTTGCCAACTATATGAATGGTTTTAAAAATATCGCGCCAACTGTTAATTATGATGATGATGGAGATTTTACTGGCACACAAACTTTTAAACCCGAACACGCTAATCAGTTCGAAATAGGTGCAAAAGGAAACCTGTATTCTGATAAACTCACAGCGACGATAAGTTACTACACTATTAATGTCTCCAATTTAGTTACCAGCAACCCTTTGTACAGCACACAAGGCGGTAAAGCAAGAAGCAACGGATTTGAATTTGATCTGAATGCGGCACCCGTAAAAGGTTTAAGCATTATTGCAGGATACAGCTATAACGAAAGTAAAATTATAAAAGGGGATCCAAAAAATGTCTGGCTCGATCAGGGGCAGAGACCTTTCTGGGCCGGTCCGAAAAACTTAGTAAACCTTTGGGCCACATACAAATTTGACGAAGGTATTTTAAAGAATTTCGGTCTTGGTTTTGGCGGGAACTACGCGAGCAAAAATGCCATTTTGGACAGTAAAGTTACCGGAAAATTTGTTTTACCGGACTATACCATATTCAACGGGACGGTTTTTTACAATGCAGCTAAATTCCGCGTAAGCGTAAATATAAATAATATTACAAATAAAGAATATTACAATGGAGGATGGTCGACAATAAATCCTCAAAAACCGCGAAGCTTCATAGCAGGTTTTGCCTATAAATTTTAA